The following proteins are encoded in a genomic region of Salminus brasiliensis chromosome 17, fSalBra1.hap2, whole genome shotgun sequence:
- the LOC140538135 gene encoding TSC22 domain family protein 3-like, whose protein sequence is MRCALTCGHAALHTAHTHTETCNSVSGHGTVAIDNKIEQAMDLVKGHLMFAVREEVEVLKERIKELWERHSELQRENVLLKSLANLQQLQMVSPQSAPQSPQQVQQIQWVQQIQWVQQVQWVQQAAPALQNSNNTVLMHPSVTSV, encoded by the exons ATGCGCTGTGCTCTGACCTGTGGGCATGCTGCCCTCcatactgcgcacacacacacagagacctgCAACAG TGTTTCTGGACACGGCACAGTCGCCATAGACAACAAAATAGAGCAGGCCATG GATTTGGTGAAGGGTCACCTGATGTTTGCGGTGAGGGAGGAGGTGGAAGTTCTGAAGGAACGAATTAAGGAACTCTGGGAGAGGCACTCCGAGCTGCAGCGGGAGAACGTCCTGCTAAAGTCTCTCGCTAACCTTCAGCAGCTGCAGATGGTCTCCCCCCAGAGCGCCCCTCAGAGCCCGCAGCAGGTACAGCAGATACAGTGGGTACAGCAAATACAATGGGTACAGCAGGTACAGTGGGTACAGCAAGCAGCGCCAGCCTTGCAGAACAGCAACAACACTGTGCTGATGCACCCCAGCGTGACCTCTGTGTGA